CTCTAAAACCCGAGTTCAGCTTTGATCTACCCCAACTCTTAAAGCCTAGAGACAGGCAGCACCCTTGTCTAAAGGAGTGCTTCCCCACGTGCCAAGGACAGCTGCATCCACCTTTGTGTTCCACTGCTCCACCTCTGCAAACCAGAGGTAGAAAATTCTTCAGCCCATGAAGTGCAATGGTGTAGCACTGACCTTCCCTAAAGGTCTTAGCAGGACTGAAGCCTTCTGCAAATACAGGCTTTAAAAAACCCCGACCAAACAAGAGCAACCCCACAGAACCCCACACAGAAGTTACCTTTATAGAAGAGCACCACTATTTTCTGGAAGGCCTTCATGAAGTGAATGTTGTCATAACAATACTCCTGAATCTTCAACAGAAGAGTCAGCTCTGACTGACCTTGGGTAGTAAAGGCAGCGAGTAGAGGGCTGTATTGCTGTAACAGGAAGGACAGGTTGGCGCACACAGAGCACCACATTTATCACCTGCCTAAACTGGCTTCATGTAGCAATGCCTGCCCCCCCTCAGAGCGCCCCTGCAGAAGTCACACCGCTTTCGCCTCAGTAACATGGACTATAAATACCACCGTTACAAGGAGTAGTAGTCCCTGTCTAATGCTGTCTCTGTGTGAGGGGGGCTGTATGTTCAAACTCATTCAGAAAGGGAGCTGGCGACAAGAGGAAAGCCCGAGCCCTACCCAACAGGTGCTGAAGTCCTCACTCAAGTTACAATACCTTCAAGTGCTTAATGGCTTGCTCTGCTACCAGCTCCTCCTTTTTGTTCCATTCCACTGTGCTCATCACACTCGACCAGATTATGGCTACCACAGTTTGTTCCGAgatgttgtttttcttcatctcctCCTTCACGTACAAGATTATCTGGCAGTTAGAACCAAAGAGTCAGCACACAGACCACATACAACACAAAGCCAAATTAAAACTTTGTTCTAAGAGTAACCCAGAAGCCTTCAGAACCACAAACAACCCCTGTGATCATACAGTAGGATTCACGACATTAAGACTATGAAGCCAATAGCGAAACACCTTGATCATAACTTTACTTCTTAGGGAGAGCTCAGTGTTTAAGTTCAGTATTTAATTAGGCATGTATCTTCAGATTAGTATTAAATGCTATTGTATTTCAGATGATTTGAGACAaattcctacagaaaaaaagaaaaaaaaaaaagcacctccATCTTGTTACAAGTACTTACATCCTTGAACGGATCGCCCCGTGACATCTGCTCCTGAagttctttctgcagctctttccgAGCCCCTATGGTTTGTTGGTTTCGAACATACTCGGAAAGTTCTTTTAGTCCTGCTTCAGTGAAGTACTTGGAGAAGTGTTCAACACTTTGTTTGTTGGCTGGGAAGAGttcctgaaaacaaagtttaCACCAACTCtttcacaaaagaaacacaTGTTGAGTACTTTCCTGGTAAATGCCATTTACTAAACTGGCTTAAGTAGTAAATCAGCGCTTTTGGTGGTACTCACCATCAGCCTGTTATCCATGTTTACTTTACGAAGACTGACAGCCACTGCATTAATATCTTTCTCATTTATCCATGATTTGAACAGCTTGACTGCGAAAGCTGCAGAAACACCTGTGTAACAGGAACAGTACTATTATTACTGAAATTCAAAGCAACGGGAATCATAAGGCCTCAGAGCACCGGGCACCTAGTTTGTCAcacccctgctcaaagcagcagcagctgtgctcagaGGCAGCCCCGACACAAGCTGCGGTACCTCCACCTGAGGATACTGCAGACTCCGGCACATTGGACTTTTCCCACCACTCAGCATCACGAAGGCTTCCTGGCAATAAATTCAACTCTCCTTGCTGTAATTTAGGCAGGAGCCTGAAGACATGACACGCCTTCTGCATCCTGCAAGGCACCTCTCCAAAATACGGTACCTGCTGGGCAAGGCCAGTGATGGCAGCCCCCAGTGTCACGCAGAGAAGCCCTACGCGCAGGCTTTCTGGAAATGGCTAGTTCTCTGAAGTCTTAGCAAGACCTTCCAGGCCGCAAGGCAAAACGTTTACTTCTGCTAATCCTGTAGTAACTATCACGAGATGAAGCTACTGAGCTGCAAGAATGTACTGTCACCACATCTTCCACCCGCTTGTCACAGTTCTGTCCCCCACCATCCTTCCCTAAAGGAGGAGCTGGGCAACACTTACCTTCTTTAACCAAGTTCTCGTTGTAAAGACTGTTGAGAATCGATGCATTGAGTGTCCCATTGGCTAGCAGAATACCTGTCAGCATGGCCAGCTTGTTCCGCTCAGACTCTGAGAACCCtttcaggaacagcagcaaCTGCAAGAGGAAGTAAGAGGAACCACCCTCCTCTCACTAAACTGGCTACTGCCTCCATGTTAAGACACTTTTCTTTCAGGCAAGCTATTCAACTAGCAGAAGCACTAGTTCACAGTAGTCTTCTCCACTAATCATACAAGCTAGCTGCTGTTCCATTAACAACCTTAAAAGCGTTGTATTTTGATAACCCACTGTATTATATAATTCTTCTGTACAGAGTGATTAACTAGCAGAACTTCAAGGTTTGTTTTGTCTGCTGCTAAGAACCTACTCCATACCTTTTTGACTTCATCTTCAAAGCCTTTCTCCAGGTACTTGTAACGCCTGATTAGCttgttaaaaacctaaaaagATACAGACTATATTATTTTTTGCTCTGAACTATCATTtcattagaaattttttttaaaaaatcaagttcaGTAAAGTTGGTGTGAACTCTTTAGAGCACCTTTAGCTTGCAACAGTGCTACTCTACCTCTTCTAGTAAGCTGCTTAAAGCCATACATTACTTTTATCTAAACTTCCAACtacacaaacatttcatttttgacCACCGAAGAGTTTAAGTTAAATAGTACTTATTTCAGAACTAACCTGAGCAAACGCTTGCATGGTTTCTAGGTCTTCCTGTGCTGCAAATACACAGACGTTTGTGCGTGTCATGTCATCAGCCAGGGTACCACCTGGGGCTAAAGAAGGGTTTCAGCATTAGTGGCATTACTCCCCAGTGAGAGTACTGAGTGCTCCTCACATTAACAATCCCAGTACCTGTAACATGCAATGCATCGTCCTTTCGCGGTGAACTGAATGACTGGATCACTGAAGACAACCCTACATTTCCATCCGCTCCACTGCTGTAGTGGAACTTTTGAATCAGCAGCTTAGACATGAACATTTAAATATCCTGCCTCCCCTACTTACTGCTAGAGTGGATTGGCAACACATCTTGTATAAGGTATGGATTAAGTTAACATGACTGTATGAGCTCCTCTTCCCTTTTAAAGGAAGCCACTGAAGCTGCTCAATCCTAGCAAGTGTCCTTTTAGTGCCTGCTGCAATAGTGCTGCTTTGTTAGTAGgtgtattttaaacagtaagTCACAACAAGAGATGAAACATGTAGACATGCATGTTCAAAATTCAGTGCCCCAGAGATGAGCTTGAAACTTTAGTCCTGAAAGACACTTCAGCTTTTTAGCTGCTAATTAGAAAATGCTATTTCACCATTCTTCTTTAGTTTAATGCAAGCATTTGACTGGTAGCCAGGCTACTTCACTAACTTGGGTAAATTCAAGTCACCAACTCCAGCGTCAGAATATCTCATCACCAATTTCTATGCCATTCTACACGTAAGGGAGATCCTTTTGTTATATATTAGCCAGAAATGCAACTTAAAGATAGAGATAAGCATTAATGGCAATAATATTAAAAGGTGGTAAGGCAACAGGATGCCAGTTTTTATTTTGGCCTTGTCTGAAGATCAAAGCTAGTTACTTAGCTACTTGTTACCTTGTTACAGTCAGGGAATGGAGTAAAGGATCTCTGTATCTCCATTAGTGCAGCattgcatttttccctttttctcagcCTCACTCCTAGAAGGAACACTTCCTAACACAGTCTGCACTGCTTTAAGACTCTTGAATGTAAACCCACAGATTGTAATGACTTGTACATTGACAGTTTCAAGTACTAATGCTCCACGTGTCAGACAAGTTTACTTACTTGTACTACCAGCTCAGCAAAAGAGACTCTTGCCAAAAGGAACATCACAGCTAACTTCAGTCTGCATAACACTGTTCCAATACACAGCTTTGGGATAAGCAGGCACGTAAGTTAAACCATGTTGAAAGCCTTCTTTTCCAGCATTTGTTTGAGCAAGTCCCCTGCCATTTCTATGGTATCAGTGCAAGAACCTCCTCAACAGGCAACAGATGCACCCTCCCAAGCCAGCCACCCCCACTACAGAACTGCCATTCACAGCCTGACTGTGGCCCACAGTCAGgtatttcctctcctccccccagGCATTTAGGTAATTTGAATTCTATTTCTGCTAGGTTACAGAAAACCTTCTACAACTGctaaatttctcatttaaagtCCTCACCCCCAACTACTGCCTAACAAATGTTACAATCTGAGACAGACCTCTCCCAGTCCAGGCGAACACCACAGAGGGTCCTCTTCACAGCCTCATTTTAAATGGGTCCCTGCCATCTGAACCACTTCTCACTAAACAGCATTTAGTCAAGCAGGAAATGTAAAGTATAAATCTAAAATCTAGAagtaccacttttttttttttttttttttacttttctaccTTGTTTAGTTTCATCTGCTTCTTACTTGGTTGGTGAGCATCTGTTCCACTCTTTGCTCTTTACACACAGCGGGCTTGTGAGTTTACAAGACTTTCCACCACACATTTCACTTCCTCGGTTTTCTGCCGACTCAACCGCCCTCTCATTTCTCTCTCCCCCATATCTGCTAGAGCCCACAATTTCACTATTGTCAACAACAAAGGATTTGTAATAGCATTTCTAAGACTAAGCGCATCCAATTCTTCTGTAAACAATACTGCTTTCCAAAATAACAGGGCAGGGTGCACAAAGCACAGGATCATGTCAGATTCTTTCAGGGCAACTCTGCTGGTCTTCCAACCACAGATCTCACACCTCAAACAAGCACTCAGCCATTTCACATCAGCAGAAGTGAACCTGACTACAGAGTCAAGCTCCActcctggtttaaaaaaaaaaaaaaacaaaaccacaaaactaaaatccaatatattttcctttaagcCCGATATGTACAGTCTACACTTCGAAGAATGCAAACTGACTCAAGCAAAACTACACCAGAGTATTCCTTACAGGAATCTGAATGCTCAGTCAGTCACCAAGATGGTCAGGTAGTTTTACCACAGATAAGTTAAACCCTGTTCTACATGCTCAATGGGCTCTTTAGCGGAGTATttgcactgaaagaaaacagtgagcTTTTGTAGAGTCAAGTGAATAAAAGCTGACAGCAACCCCATCAACAGGACTTACCCAGCATTCCACCAGCCACCAGGATGTCAAAAAGCGTTTCTGCATAGCGGCGATAGTCAAGTTTTGCACCAGAAGCATCAAGAAACTTTGCTACTGCCTCCAAGTCAGTGCCAGTTTCAGTTAAACCTTGAATAATACAGTCCTGGAACTGAGTAGGGTCAAACCTCtctttttcatctgtaaagACAGTGTTGAATTAAGTTGCCATAAACAgctgtttagtttttaaagtttGTAATTTCAATCTCACTTCTAAAAAACCCAAGAACACCccatccaaaaccaaaaaaaaaaaaaaaacccaccccaaaaactACCCCAACCTAAACCAAACTTGCCCTGACGAGCCTGACAACTGGTATTAACGAGCACAAACAGTGGCTTAACAGTGTAGCTGAAACAGCTATATGGGCCATTGAAATTCATTAAgaagttttcctgctttcactCCCCTATTCACTCAAGGCTTGAAGAAAGGCTATCAAAAGCTAAACCATTTGTTAGTTACCTCCAATCGAATTTTTAACTGTACTTTCACCGAGAACAGTTGTTTGTGATGATCATTGGTTGGCTCTAATAAAGCTTATCTGACTTCTCAGTTCGATTTTTATACCCCCGTTCACATGTCAGATCACTCCTTCCCTCCAAAAACAGAGGCCGAGCTACATTGCTAGAAGGCAATTCTTAATACCTGCCCCTACAGTTTTGTACGTTTGACTCCATTAATCATGTACCTTTTCCAGCCCTTTGGGCCTCTCCCTGTTTTGGATGAAATATTCTGACCAAAAGGCTGCACACCATCATCATGTTACAGCTAACCAACACTACTTGCTTTCTGGCTATGAAGACCACCCCCTCCTCAAAATACAGAGTAAAATGAGCTTGAAAGAATTGATTTTCCTCAAGTGCCTGGAAGAAAAGTAGAAATCTGAGCCAACTTCTTATTTTTAGATAAATATGAAGTGATGGACTATTAACTACAGATCTGTTTAGCAtcctttgttgttgttaaagCAGAACACGTTTCTTCACATTTGAGATGTATCAGTTGTTCATAGCCTTGTTTTCACTATAGGTAAGGCATAGTTAATACGCAACAAATCCACCCATGTAACTAACAGAAAGCCTTAAATAGAAGAGGTCCTCAGCTTCACTCATCTCAGTCTGTCCTTGGACTATGTAAGCCACGAGAAGAAAGACTTCCAAAGAAACAGCACTCGGCTGCTGACCTTACTTTGAGTGCTGTCTACAATTGCCTAGCCAGCTTGGTTAGCATCTGCTAGCAACCTTTCCGTAAGGAACTACACTCAATGCAAGTACCAACAAGCTGGTAAAGGGGGGAAGTCTGGAAATACTCCATCAGTTATCTTCCAGGACAGATCCACAAAGCTCACTGTTACCACAGAGCTGCTTGGAAGCCAAACTATGGTTaaatgtttaaacaaacaaaaacagagaagagagaCACTAACATTTAAATGGCTGGACAGACTAAATCCAACTCTCTCAACAGTTTCTCAGGGTGGTTGTGCTTTAACATTATAATAGGTTCTGCAGGTAAACACGTACATGTACTGCTGTACAACTTCATTAGTCATTTGGTATGTACGCCATCCTTAATGCTGTCAGTTTTGAGCTGGAAAACTGCTAGCATATTAGTAAAACAGTGTTAAACAGAACTGTAAAGAGCTGTCCCTACTTCCTCTTTAGCTTTAAGAAAAGCACCACCACGATACTAAACCAAATTACTCATCACACCTCTTCAGTCATTAACTCTTCTTACAGGAATAACTGTGTGCATACAGAGCTAGGCACTTGCACATCCCACactaaggggttttttttgtttgtacgGATGGAGGAGTGGGTGGGtatgtggggttttggtttcttgttttgtgagggttttttaaattcaaatcagGTATTCTTAGAGCGTTAAGGGCACAATATAACTTTTACCCAGTGGCTAAGGCTGAAATTCTTACCAGGTTAGATACTCCTTAGATCCAAGTACTAACCTGCGacaagcctgtgctggagctgcccgTACATCGGGGCTACTAAAAGCTTCTGCCTCCAGGCTGCGCACACTCGGTACAGTGCTAGCGTGACCATCTATTAGGCCAAGGTTACCACCGTAAATTCAGCTACAATTCTTACTGCTAAATACTTTTTATTAGTGCAGAGAACGTTCTGGCACCCAGAGTTAGCCTCAAGCCCTTGCAATTAGCACGGTCTCCGGTAAAAGATTCAGGGGAGCATACAGGCCTCGGCTTGCCTAGCGACAGAAACCGAGGGCGCTCGGGGCCGCAGGCGCGCGCCGCCCATCGCTTAcctctttttctggttttaaaacgCTGGCCCGATAGCGTCGGCTTCTGCGGCTTTTGATTATTCATAAAAGACACCCTGCGAGGAAGCAGGAACACGCCTCAGGGGGCTGGCGACggagcccgcccgccgcgcggCCTCCCCCTTCCCCGGCCTCCATCTTCCCCGCGGCACAGCTCGGCTGGCGGGGGGCGCCCGCCCCGTCCCGGTCCCCCGTAACGCCACGGGCctccccgggcggcggcggcacctCCCAGCCCGGGCACAGCGCGGAGCCGCCGCGCCCCGCGACCGCGCAGGGGAAGGTGGGgagcgcgccccgccgccccgacCGCGCCGCAGCCCTtaggcccggcccggcggcagCCGGCCCCATCCGGCCGCGCCAGcccccgcctcccgccggcggcgcgccgcagccgccccccgcccggggcccGTCTCCTCACCGACTTTAAGGCAGAGAGAAAACGCCCGAGCGGCCCGGAGCGGAGACGGGCGCGAgcagcggcggggagcggcggcagcggcgACGACGAGAGCTCTGCGGGCGGAACCAACGCGAGAGGAAGACGGGAGGGCGCGCTCCGCCCCGCCCGGGACGCACCAACCCGCCCGTGAGGACAGAGGGGAAAGGGGCCGGGGAAGGAGGCCGGCCCTCCCCGGTGCCCCTTGCTCCCCGCGGCCGGCCCCGCGCTGCGGGCCCACGGCGAGgcgctccccctccccgccggcggggctgcccggccgATCCGCCTCCCCGCCGGCGGGCGCGTTCGTCATCTACCCTCACGGGCCAGTAGCCGCCtggcgccccccccccgcgccggcgGTGCCCGTGGGTGCACCCGGCGGGGGAGCGCGGCGCCCtctggcggcggcggggcgacCCCAGCTCCGCTCCGCTGCTCCGGCGGGGCGTGGGGTGCTGTGGCCGCTGCCGGTTGCCCGCGGACCGTCCCGCTGCGCGCAGCCCCTCAGCGGGGCTCGAGTTCAGCCCCGCCCGGGACGCGCCCCGGCCGGGCACAAAAGCCGGGCGACGGAACGCAGGCCGCTCCGGAGGGGAAAGGCGTTCCCGGCGCCCGCCCTAGCGCAGGCCGCCGCGGCGCGGTAGGGCCGGCCAGGTGCttgccgccgccgccgggcggtGAGATGTGCCCGGGCGAAGCGCGACCGGCCGGGCCCCCTGCACCCCGGCGCTCGGGGGAGCGGCGCCGCCCGTCCCCGCCTCCCCGAGGCGGGCGCTGCGGGCCCCGGGCGCACTGACCGCCGGCCGCGCTCCGTATCCGGGGTGGGAGCTGGGCCCCGCCGACACCGAAGGGAGCGTGGCTCCTGGCCTCGGTATTGTAGGGTTTCACTCCCCGCCTCAGAATCACTCGTTCAGCAAGGAAACACGGCTTTTGGAGGGGAACTCGCCGGTCAATACGTTACATCCCTTCCCCGATCATCGCTACTTAGTGAGAGCTGTACAGCTTCCTGCCGAAGTAAACCGGCTGTTTTTGAAGGGCTGATGTCTTAATCGATTAAGTTTTGAACAATCAGACTCACAGAACAGCTTTAGACAAAGCTGCTGTCAAGCCATTCTTGTTCATTTAAATACAGAGTAACGGGCAGAAAATCTGCCAGCCCAGACCCTGTTCTCACTTTCAAATGGATTAGATTATTCCAGATTCAGATTTGACAAGCCGTTTTGTACAATTTACTTGATATGTATATCGGAGACATCATCAACATTATGACTCTGTTAAATTTATGCCCAGAATGTC
The Falco cherrug isolate bFalChe1 chromosome 8, bFalChe1.pri, whole genome shotgun sequence DNA segment above includes these coding regions:
- the BZW1 gene encoding eIF5-mimic protein 2 isoform X1; the protein is MNNQKPQKPTLSGQRFKTRKRDEKERFDPTQFQDCIIQGLTETGTDLEAVAKFLDASGAKLDYRRYAETLFDILVAGGMLAPGGTLADDMTRTNVCVFAAQEDLETMQAFAQVFNKLIRRYKYLEKGFEDEVKKLLLFLKGFSESERNKLAMLTGILLANGTLNASILNSLYNENLVKEGVSAAFAVKLFKSWINEKDINAVAVSLRKVNMDNRLMELFPANKQSVEHFSKYFTEAGLKELSEYVRNQQTIGARKELQKELQEQMSRGDPFKDIILYVKEEMKKNNISEQTVVAIIWSSVMSTVEWNKKEELVAEQAIKHLKQYSPLLAAFTTQGQSELTLLLKIQEYCYDNIHFMKAFQKIVVLFYKAEVLSEEPILKWYKDAHLAKGKSVFLEQMKKFVEWLKNAEEESESEAEEGD
- the BZW1 gene encoding eIF5-mimic protein 2 isoform X2, encoding MLLVQNLTIAAMQKRFLTSWWLVECWPQVFNKLIRRYKYLEKGFEDEVKKLLLFLKGFSESERNKLAMLTGILLANGTLNASILNSLYNENLVKEGVSAAFAVKLFKSWINEKDINAVAVSLRKVNMDNRLMELFPANKQSVEHFSKYFTEAGLKELSEYVRNQQTIGARKELQKELQEQMSRGDPFKDIILYVKEEMKKNNISEQTVVAIIWSSVMSTVEWNKKEELVAEQAIKHLKQYSPLLAAFTTQGQSELTLLLKIQEYCYDNIHFMKAFQKIVVLFYKAEVLSEEPILKWYKDAHLAKGKSVFLEQMKKFVEWLKNAEEESESEAEEGD